The following proteins come from a genomic window of Heyndrickxia acidicola:
- a CDS encoding spore gernimation protein GerPD, with amino-acid sequence MEINFINRELCVGEINVIGVSSSSLFLIGDADTIQQAATFDTPAESLIIGPFVPFTPR; translated from the coding sequence ATGGAAATTAACTTTATAAACAGGGAATTATGTGTGGGTGAGATTAATGTTATTGGTGTATCAAGTTCGTCGCTTTTTCTTATAGGGGATGCTGATACCATTCAGCAGGCAGCTACATTCGATACGCCTGCAGAGTCCCTTATCATCGGCCCATTCGTACCATTTACACCAAGATAA
- a CDS encoding spore germination protein GerPE, with product MKRNSYVDRVEVNDIAISSSFIIGDSEQILCRSYVFAVQRQKEIDYGFEGSLDPYPVYTEVIPLPPITEPVMIKRDNSRSSIHVSKVDIIGLSTSTVFQIGNTGDAYLESRIHHIRQLENSHAAPGVPNE from the coding sequence ATGAAAAGAAATTCATATGTTGATCGAGTTGAAGTGAATGATATTGCCATCAGTTCTTCTTTTATAATAGGTGATTCTGAACAAATCCTTTGCAGGTCTTATGTATTTGCTGTACAAAGGCAAAAAGAGATTGACTATGGCTTTGAAGGATCACTGGATCCATATCCTGTTTACACGGAGGTAATTCCCCTTCCTCCGATAACCGAGCCAGTCATGATAAAACGGGATAATTCAAGGTCTTCGATCCACGTTTCCAAAGTTGATATTATAGGTTTATCTACCTCTACTGTTTTTCAAATTGGCAATACGGGAGATGCATACTTAGAATCCAGAATCCATCATATTAGACAATTGGAAAATTCTCATGCTGCCCCGGGAGTCCCAAATGAATAG
- a CDS encoding FMN-binding negative transcriptional regulator → MYIPDFFKIDNEKIIYDFIENYSFATLFSQHNGEPYATHLPLILNKSENALYGHFARPNKQWKDAENQTVLAVFQGPHCYISPSWYEIMKAVPTWNYVSIHLYGKMEIIDERKIVFNFLNDLVNKYENPDSQYNLNNIESSYIEGMSKGIVVFKINISKIEAKAKLSQNHPADRQELVIKHLENTSNQENIQVATLMKKNLQKK, encoded by the coding sequence ATGTATATACCTGATTTTTTTAAAATTGATAATGAAAAAATAATATATGATTTTATTGAGAATTATAGTTTTGCAACTTTATTTTCTCAGCATAATGGAGAACCGTATGCTACTCATCTTCCACTGATTTTAAACAAATCGGAAAATGCATTATACGGTCATTTTGCTCGTCCTAACAAACAATGGAAAGATGCTGAAAATCAAACTGTTCTTGCGGTTTTCCAAGGTCCTCACTGTTATATTTCACCTTCATGGTATGAAATAATGAAAGCGGTACCCACTTGGAATTATGTGTCTATCCACTTATATGGGAAGATGGAGATTATCGATGAGAGAAAAATAGTATTCAATTTTTTAAATGACTTAGTGAATAAATATGAAAATCCTGATTCTCAATATAATTTAAATAATATAGAATCAAGCTATATTGAAGGGATGAGTAAAGGAATTGTTGTGTTCAAAATAAATATCAGCAAGATAGAAGCGAAAGCTAAATTAAGCCAAAATCATCCTGCGGATCGCCAAGAGTTAGTAATTAAGCATCTAGAAAACACTTCTAACCAAGAAAACATACAAGTGGCGACTCTTATGAAGAAAAATCTACAAAAAAAGTAA
- the addA gene encoding helicase-exonuclease AddAB subunit AddA, protein MKTNIPVKPENATWTDDQWKAVMAKDQDILVAAAAGSGKTAVLVERMIRKMLAEEKPIDVDQLLVVTFTNASAAEMKHRIGEALEKAIDRQPGSSHLRKQLSLLNRASISTLHSFCLEVIRKYYYLTDIDPGFRIADATEAELLRDEVLDELFESEYGKENNESFYLAVDTFTNDRSDLALQNLIRKLYDFSLSHPNPDRWLDKLVQMYDISEDATIDSLPFADILRFDINLQLKGACDMLREALELSKQPGGPSPRAENYLEDLAIVERLMSASSKTWEDLFAEMHVWKFSRAKTCKGDEYDPALVKAADDLRKNAKGLLEKVRDELFSRKPEYFIRDMREMRGVIATLIDLVKKFSERFLAVKKEKGLVDFSDLEHYCLEILTEPGEAGEARVPSEAAKAYRKQFKEVLVDEYQDTNMVQETILNLVTKDSEYDGNLFMVGDVKQSIYRFRLAEPNLFLNKYQRFTTDGEQSGLRIDLSQNFRSRSEVLEGTNFLFKQIMGVQVGEINYDRQAELVKGAAYPEAAAFPIELSVIDQSDTLAAEDDTAENDTVDGFDAAELEQSQLEARLLIRKIKHLINESKPVYDPKTGTERPIQYRDMVVLVRSMTWAPEIMEEFKQAGIPLYANLSIGYFDATEVAIMLSLLKVIDNPYQDIPLASVLRSPIIGLNEEQLARIRIHSKQGTFYEAVKQFTAQRPEPQDEEIYDKLRRFLERLSRWRTIARQGALSELIWQLYRETHFYDFVGGLPGGKQRQANLRAFHDRARQYEETSFRGLFRFLRFIERMQERGDDLGAARALSEQEDVVRLMTIHSSKGLEFPVVFVIGLSRKFNMMDINHSFLLDKDYGLACKYTNAEKRITYPSLAQLAFKRKKKLETIAEEMRVLYVALTRAKEKLYLIGSVKNADKMLEKWKTAMVPSEWLLKEYSRAQASNYLDWIGPALLRHRDCTFLQEPISGINKEVAEHLSKWQTEILTKQALQDAENLNAEEDGSWTEHVKMGKKMDSTSTFKDEVHERLLWKYSNIQATKMRSKQTVSELKRMYEIRDDAAATDLSKKYQKPIFNRPKFMQDKSLSPAERGTAMHMVMQHIPFTETPSEESIGALLDSMQSKELLTEEQREAIPCQQLEKFFYTELGRSLLTAEHVHRETPFSLAIPASEIYGADSVGDQSILVQGIIDCIIEEDGGLILLDYKSDSIEERYKGGFEQAKPILEDRYRTQLDFYQKALERIWKKPVLEKYLYFFDGGHLLKL, encoded by the coding sequence ATGAAAACAAACATACCGGTTAAACCGGAAAATGCCACTTGGACCGATGACCAGTGGAAGGCAGTAATGGCCAAAGATCAGGATATCTTGGTCGCAGCTGCAGCGGGATCAGGAAAAACGGCGGTCCTTGTCGAAAGAATGATCCGCAAGATGCTGGCGGAAGAGAAACCTATTGATGTAGACCAGCTGTTAGTTGTAACCTTTACAAATGCATCGGCAGCAGAGATGAAGCACCGGATTGGTGAGGCTCTTGAAAAAGCCATTGACAGGCAGCCTGGCTCCTCTCATTTACGCAAGCAGTTATCGCTTTTGAATCGTGCTTCCATCTCTACACTCCATTCATTTTGCTTGGAGGTCATTCGCAAGTATTATTATTTAACGGATATTGACCCTGGCTTTCGAATTGCCGATGCAACGGAAGCCGAGCTTCTAAGAGATGAAGTTTTAGATGAGTTATTCGAGTCAGAGTATGGCAAGGAAAACAACGAGTCCTTTTATTTGGCCGTGGATACCTTTACAAATGATCGCAGTGATTTAGCCTTGCAAAATCTTATTCGTAAGCTGTACGACTTTTCACTTTCCCATCCTAATCCCGACAGGTGGCTGGACAAGCTGGTACAGATGTATGACATATCTGAAGATGCGACAATTGACTCCCTTCCATTTGCTGATATATTACGCTTTGATATTAACCTGCAGTTAAAGGGTGCATGTGATATGTTAAGGGAGGCGTTGGAGCTCTCGAAACAGCCAGGTGGTCCCTCTCCAAGGGCAGAGAACTATCTGGAGGACCTTGCCATCGTGGAAAGGCTGATGAGTGCAAGCAGTAAGACATGGGAAGATCTATTTGCTGAAATGCATGTTTGGAAATTTTCCAGGGCAAAGACCTGTAAAGGGGATGAATACGATCCAGCTCTTGTTAAAGCGGCGGATGACCTGAGAAAAAACGCAAAAGGGCTGCTTGAAAAGGTCCGGGATGAACTGTTTTCGAGGAAGCCTGAATATTTTATCCGCGACATGAGGGAAATGCGCGGAGTCATTGCAACCCTGATTGATCTGGTGAAGAAGTTTTCTGAACGGTTCTTGGCAGTAAAAAAAGAAAAGGGTCTTGTGGACTTTTCCGATTTGGAGCACTATTGTCTGGAAATACTGACGGAGCCTGGGGAAGCAGGCGAAGCCAGAGTGCCTTCTGAAGCAGCCAAAGCGTACAGGAAGCAATTTAAAGAAGTTCTCGTAGACGAATACCAGGATACAAACATGGTGCAGGAAACCATTTTAAACCTTGTTACGAAAGACAGTGAATATGACGGGAACCTATTCATGGTGGGGGACGTAAAACAATCTATTTATCGATTCAGGCTTGCCGAACCTAATCTGTTTTTAAATAAATATCAACGGTTTACAACGGATGGAGAACAGTCCGGACTGCGGATTGACTTGTCTCAGAACTTCAGGAGCCGCTCGGAGGTTTTAGAGGGAACTAACTTTTTATTCAAGCAGATCATGGGAGTCCAGGTGGGAGAAATCAACTATGACCGCCAGGCGGAGCTTGTAAAAGGAGCGGCTTATCCAGAAGCTGCAGCTTTCCCGATTGAACTATCTGTCATTGATCAATCGGATACCTTAGCAGCAGAGGATGATACCGCCGAAAATGATACAGTCGACGGCTTTGATGCTGCAGAGCTGGAACAGTCACAGCTGGAAGCAAGGTTATTGATTCGCAAAATTAAACATCTAATTAACGAAAGTAAACCGGTCTATGATCCTAAAACAGGAACGGAACGTCCTATTCAGTACAGGGATATGGTTGTTTTGGTACGTTCCATGACCTGGGCTCCAGAAATAATGGAGGAATTCAAGCAAGCGGGCATCCCGCTTTATGCAAACCTATCAATTGGTTATTTTGATGCGACAGAAGTCGCCATCATGCTCTCGCTGTTAAAAGTTATTGATAACCCATATCAGGACATTCCATTAGCCTCCGTATTGCGGTCACCCATTATCGGATTGAATGAAGAGCAGCTCGCACGTATTCGGATCCATTCTAAGCAGGGCACCTTTTATGAGGCAGTAAAACAGTTTACTGCGCAAAGGCCTGAACCGCAAGATGAAGAGATATACGATAAACTAAGGCGCTTTCTGGAGAGGTTAAGCAGATGGAGGACGATTGCACGGCAGGGTGCACTTTCTGAGCTGATTTGGCAGCTTTACCGGGAAACGCATTTTTACGACTTTGTAGGAGGGCTGCCAGGAGGCAAGCAAAGGCAGGCAAACCTTCGTGCTTTCCATGACAGAGCCAGACAATATGAAGAAACCTCCTTCCGAGGGTTATTCCGATTCCTGCGCTTTATTGAGAGGATGCAGGAACGGGGAGATGATTTAGGAGCTGCTCGTGCATTAAGCGAGCAGGAAGATGTCGTCCGTTTGATGACCATCCATTCAAGTAAAGGTCTTGAATTCCCAGTGGTTTTTGTGATTGGACTATCAAGGAAATTTAATATGATGGATATTAATCATTCCTTTTTGCTTGATAAAGATTATGGTCTTGCATGCAAGTATACAAATGCTGAAAAACGAATTACCTATCCTTCGTTGGCACAGCTGGCCTTCAAACGAAAGAAAAAGCTTGAAACCATAGCGGAAGAAATGCGTGTTTTATACGTTGCTTTAACAAGGGCTAAGGAAAAGTTATATTTAATAGGCAGCGTGAAAAATGCGGATAAAATGCTTGAAAAGTGGAAAACAGCCATGGTGCCGTCTGAATGGCTGCTTAAGGAATATTCACGTGCCCAGGCCTCTAATTATCTTGATTGGATTGGCCCCGCACTTCTAAGGCATCGTGACTGCACCTTTCTTCAAGAACCCATTTCAGGAATCAATAAGGAAGTGGCTGAACACTTATCGAAATGGCAAACAGAAATTTTAACAAAGCAAGCACTGCAGGATGCTGAAAACCTGAATGCAGAAGAGGACGGCAGCTGGACAGAGCATGTTAAAATGGGAAAGAAAATGGATAGTACTTCAACATTTAAAGATGAAGTGCATGAAAGACTACTGTGGAAGTATTCCAATATACAAGCAACAAAAATGCGTTCTAAGCAAACCGTATCAGAATTGAAAAGGATGTACGAAATAAGAGATGATGCTGCAGCCACGGATCTTTCGAAAAAGTATCAAAAGCCTATTTTTAATCGGCCAAAGTTCATGCAGGACAAATCTCTTTCCCCGGCAGAACGGGGAACTGCCATGCATATGGTCATGCAGCATATCCCATTTACGGAAACACCTAGTGAAGAGAGTATTGGCGCCTTACTAGACTCCATGCAATCGAAGGAGCTATTGACCGAAGAACAAAGGGAGGCTATTCCTTGCCAGCAGCTTGAGAAATTCTTTTATACAGAGCTTGGCAGAAGCCTGTTAACTGCTGAACATGTCCATAGAGAGACGCCTTTTAGTTTGGCCATTCCTGCATCGGAAATTTATGGTGCCGATAGCGTAGGGGATCAGTCCATCCTTGTTCAGGGAATTATTGATTGTATTATTGAGGAAGACGGCGGCTTGATTTTATTGGATTACAAATCTGATTCCATCGAGGAACGTTATAAAGGCGGTTTTGAGCAAGCAAAACCTATCCTTGAAGACCGCTATAGAACCCAGTTGGACTTCTACCAAAAAGCGTTAGAGAGGATCTGGAAAAAGCCTGTTTTGGAAAAGTACTTATACTTTTTTGACGGAGGGCATTTGCTCAAGCTGTAA
- the addB gene encoding helicase-exonuclease AddAB subunit AddB has translation MSFRFIIGRSGTGKTTYILDEIQKKLKEEPNGSPILYIVPDQMTFLSEYSMASLPGLEGMIRSQVYSFTRLAWRILQETGGVSRIHLSSAGLNMLLRKIIEDKKEDLKLFNRAADKAGFLEHVEMMMAEFKRYCIAPEDLLEKKRIVEEESHTKALTDKLHDLELIYSEFERNLQGKYLDADDYLRLLSESIDKSAYLENAEIYVDGFHSFTPQEYLVLGELAKKCSRVSVALTTDQSYRYEVPNDLHLFRMTGETYSSLYQMVLNNGISVEEDTVLSHTLRYRSPSIKFLEGNFESRPIQAFHDHADILLSQAANRRAEIEGVAREIRRLVREGLKYQDIAVLVRNGTDYQELIETIFYDNEIPFFIDEKRPMLNHPLIELIRSTLEIMNSHWRYEPVFRAVKTDLLFPLESRFQELREKMDRLENYVLAHGIQGDKWVSKERWPYRRIRGLEMETIPQTDAEREIEHEINELRLFISAPILRFSRRLKRAKDGRSLCEALYLYLEELDIPGKLEKLRLEAEDREDLVTAREHDQAWNSVIDLMDQFVEMLGDQSITLKQFSKIIDAGLESMKFAIVPPALDQVLVANLELSRLSNITAAFMLGLNDGVIPARITEDGILADDDREALLSKGLSIAPSSKTRLLDEEFIAYKALTTPSQQLFISYPLANEEGKALLPSSYIKRLKEMFPYIQEKLDVNEPSELMEDMQIDYISHPNTAISYLTAQLQLKKRLYPVADFWWDVYNFYVESTKWKEKAVHVLSSIFFQNKALPLSETTSKSLYGEEILASVSRMELFHGCPFSHFATHGLKLREREIYRLEAPDIGDLFHGALKWISEEILRQGLTWASLSKQQCAYLAKEAVNFLAPKLQHQILLSSNRHFYIKRKLEQVIGRASHILSEHAKVSGFVPVGMELAFGPEAALPPLSFSLRNGTRMQLQGRIDRVDKAEDSNGVYLRIIDYKSSSRDLELTEVYYGLALQMLTYLDVIVTHSNKLVGSEAVPAGVLYFHLHNPVVSSNKVLTMEEIEEEIFKSFKMKGLLLGNTDIIKLMDQTLETGSSQIISAGLKKDGNLAAHSQTASQDEFKHLKKYVRNLYESSGNAIASGTVDISPYKLKKKTPCEFCSFRSVCQFDQSLEDNQYRMLTPQKSGDVLARIKEEAGPV, from the coding sequence ATGTCCTTTCGTTTTATAATTGGACGTTCAGGAACGGGAAAAACAACATACATCCTTGATGAAATACAAAAAAAATTAAAGGAGGAACCAAATGGTTCCCCTATACTTTATATAGTGCCAGACCAAATGACATTCTTATCTGAATACAGCATGGCATCATTGCCCGGCTTAGAGGGGATGATTCGTTCACAGGTTTACAGCTTTACGCGACTTGCCTGGCGAATCCTTCAGGAAACGGGAGGCGTAAGCAGAATCCATCTCTCCAGTGCAGGGTTAAATATGCTGCTCAGAAAAATAATAGAGGATAAAAAAGAGGATTTAAAGCTTTTTAATCGGGCAGCAGATAAAGCGGGATTCTTAGAGCATGTTGAAATGATGATGGCAGAATTTAAGCGCTACTGCATAGCGCCGGAGGATTTGCTTGAAAAGAAACGGATCGTAGAAGAAGAATCTCATACGAAAGCACTGACTGACAAGCTTCATGATCTTGAACTGATCTACAGCGAGTTTGAACGGAACCTCCAAGGTAAATACCTTGACGCTGATGATTATTTAAGGCTTCTTTCGGAATCTATCGACAAGTCTGCTTATCTAGAGAATGCAGAGATCTATGTAGACGGATTTCATAGCTTTACCCCTCAGGAATACCTTGTACTAGGCGAACTGGCAAAGAAATGCTCCCGCGTTTCGGTGGCATTAACAACAGATCAGTCTTATCGATATGAGGTGCCGAATGACCTCCATCTATTCAGAATGACAGGAGAAACGTATTCTTCTCTTTATCAAATGGTGTTAAATAACGGGATATCAGTGGAAGAAGACACTGTTCTTTCTCATACTTTGCGTTACCGGAGCCCTAGTATAAAGTTTCTGGAGGGGAATTTTGAATCAAGGCCGATTCAAGCATTTCATGATCATGCAGACATTCTTCTTTCACAGGCAGCGAACCGCCGTGCAGAGATAGAAGGTGTAGCAAGGGAAATTAGGCGGCTGGTGAGAGAGGGTTTAAAATATCAGGATATAGCTGTACTGGTTCGCAATGGGACTGATTATCAGGAACTGATTGAAACCATATTTTACGATAATGAAATTCCTTTTTTCATTGATGAAAAAAGGCCGATGCTGAATCACCCGCTGATAGAGCTTATTCGCTCTACCTTGGAAATAATGAATTCCCATTGGCGCTATGAACCGGTGTTCAGGGCAGTGAAAACAGATTTGCTGTTTCCTCTTGAAAGTCGGTTCCAGGAATTGCGGGAGAAAATGGACCGTCTTGAAAATTATGTTCTGGCACACGGCATCCAAGGGGATAAATGGGTTAGCAAAGAGCGCTGGCCATACAGGAGAATACGCGGATTGGAAATGGAAACTATCCCTCAAACCGATGCTGAAAGGGAAATTGAGCATGAAATAAATGAATTGCGCTTGTTTATTTCTGCTCCAATCCTAAGGTTTTCAAGGAGGCTGAAGCGTGCAAAAGATGGACGCAGCCTTTGTGAAGCTCTTTATCTTTATCTTGAAGAGCTCGATATTCCTGGCAAGCTTGAAAAGCTGCGATTGGAAGCAGAAGATCGTGAAGATCTGGTAACGGCACGTGAACACGATCAGGCATGGAACTCAGTCATTGATTTGATGGATCAATTTGTAGAAATGCTTGGAGATCAATCTATTACCTTAAAACAATTCTCTAAAATTATCGATGCAGGCTTGGAATCTATGAAATTTGCTATAGTACCTCCAGCGCTGGACCAGGTTCTTGTTGCGAATTTGGAGCTTTCAAGGCTTTCAAATATAACGGCCGCTTTTATGCTTGGATTAAATGATGGAGTTATCCCTGCAAGAATAACAGAAGATGGCATACTGGCGGATGATGATCGGGAAGCCCTTCTAAGTAAAGGTTTGTCCATTGCTCCAAGCAGCAAAACAAGGCTATTGGATGAAGAATTTATTGCATACAAAGCATTAACGACACCGTCACAGCAATTATTTATATCTTATCCATTGGCAAATGAGGAAGGTAAGGCCTTGCTTCCATCCTCCTATATTAAAAGATTGAAAGAGATGTTTCCTTATATCCAGGAAAAATTAGATGTAAATGAACCATCTGAACTAATGGAAGACATGCAGATAGACTATATATCTCACCCTAATACGGCTATTTCCTATTTAACAGCACAGCTTCAGTTGAAAAAACGCCTGTATCCTGTTGCGGATTTCTGGTGGGATGTCTATAACTTTTATGTGGAAAGCACAAAGTGGAAAGAGAAGGCTGTTCATGTCCTATCAAGTATATTCTTCCAAAACAAGGCTTTGCCGCTGTCAGAGACTACAAGCAAGAGCCTTTATGGCGAGGAGATATTGGCAAGTGTTTCAAGGATGGAGCTTTTTCATGGATGTCCGTTTTCACATTTCGCGACACATGGACTAAAGCTTCGGGAAAGAGAAATTTACCGCCTGGAGGCGCCGGATATCGGAGATCTTTTCCATGGGGCGCTGAAATGGATTTCTGAGGAGATTCTGCGGCAGGGATTAACATGGGCCTCTTTATCAAAACAACAGTGTGCATATCTTGCAAAGGAGGCAGTGAACTTTTTGGCTCCCAAGCTTCAGCACCAAATTTTGTTAAGCTCGAACAGGCATTTTTATATAAAAAGAAAATTAGAGCAGGTAATCGGGAGAGCATCTCACATCCTTAGTGAGCACGCAAAGGTGAGCGGCTTTGTTCCCGTTGGCATGGAGCTTGCATTTGGCCCGGAAGCCGCTTTGCCTCCGCTTAGTTTCTCATTACGGAATGGAACTAGGATGCAGCTGCAGGGTCGGATTGACAGAGTGGATAAAGCGGAGGACTCAAACGGAGTGTACTTGAGAATTATTGATTACAAATCAAGCTCCCGTGACCTTGAGCTGACAGAAGTTTACTATGGCCTTGCCCTACAGATGCTTACGTATTTGGATGTCATTGTGACGCATTCAAACAAACTGGTGGGATCGGAAGCTGTCCCTGCCGGCGTCTTATATTTCCATCTCCATAATCCTGTTGTTTCAAGCAACAAGGTCCTTACGATGGAGGAAATTGAAGAAGAAATTTTCAAGAGCTTTAAGATGAAAGGCTTGCTTTTAGGCAATACAGATATCATTAAGCTGATGGATCAGACTCTTGAAACGGGCAGTTCGCAAATTATCTCAGCAGGTCTAAAAAAGGATGGGAACTTAGCCGCCCATTCTCAGACAGCCAGCCAGGATGAATTTAAGCATTTAAAAAAATACGTTCGCAATCTCTACGAATCATCTGGAAATGCCATTGCATCGGGAACAGTGGATATCTCGCCGTATAAATTAAAAAAGAAAACGCCATGCGAGTTTTGTTCATTCCGGTCTGTCTGCCAATTCGATCAATCTTTGGAGGATAACCAGTATCGGATGTTGACACCGCAAAAATCAGGCGATGTATTAGCTCGCATAAAGGAGGAGGCTGGCCCAGTATGA
- a CDS encoding thiolase family protein codes for MRNVVITSAYRTPIGTFGGVFKDLLPTDLIVPVLKRAAQDSQLENDAIDEVILGHCIQRSDQPNTARTAALLAGFSEAVPGYTIQRQCASGMQAVISAAMQIQTGASDVIIAGGVEAMSSSPYLLKQYRWGQRMQHGEIRDSVWETLEDPIHHILMGETAENLAERYSISREQQDELALLSHQRASYALERGYFEQQIVPITVKNRKSELEISSDENPRTGLTSEKLSSLKPAFRKNGTVTAGNASSLNDGAAALVLMAEEEAEKRGLMPLAKIAGYSVAGVDPKMMGIGPVPAIQNGLKKIGWKLEEADLIEINEAFAAQYLSVEKELKLNREITNVNGSGISLGHPVGCTGARILVSLVHELRRRQKQKGIASLCVGGGMGSAVFVEAYS; via the coding sequence ATGAGAAATGTAGTGATCACATCGGCCTATAGAACACCTATCGGCACATTTGGCGGGGTATTTAAAGATCTTTTGCCAACGGATTTAATTGTACCGGTTCTGAAAAGAGCAGCACAGGACAGTCAACTGGAAAATGACGCGATTGATGAAGTTATTTTGGGCCATTGTATCCAAAGGTCGGACCAGCCAAATACGGCAAGAACAGCAGCTTTGTTGGCGGGTTTTTCAGAGGCGGTACCGGGATATACCATTCAGCGGCAATGTGCAAGCGGGATGCAGGCGGTTATTTCAGCTGCTATGCAAATTCAAACGGGCGCTTCCGATGTCATCATAGCAGGCGGAGTAGAGGCCATGAGCTCAAGCCCTTACCTTTTAAAGCAATACCGATGGGGCCAGCGTATGCAGCATGGTGAGATCAGAGATTCTGTATGGGAAACGCTTGAAGACCCGATACATCACATTCTTATGGGGGAAACGGCGGAAAATCTTGCGGAGCGCTACTCTATTTCAAGAGAGCAGCAGGATGAACTTGCTCTTTTATCCCACCAAAGAGCGAGCTATGCTTTGGAACGGGGATATTTTGAACAGCAAATTGTACCCATCACAGTGAAGAACAGGAAAAGTGAACTGGAGATTTCCAGTGATGAAAATCCGCGAACAGGCTTGACATCAGAGAAGCTATCAAGCCTAAAACCGGCCTTCCGAAAAAACGGAACCGTGACCGCCGGGAATGCTTCAAGCCTAAACGATGGAGCGGCTGCCCTTGTCTTAATGGCGGAAGAGGAAGCGGAGAAACGGGGCCTTATGCCTCTTGCAAAAATCGCTGGTTATTCTGTTGCCGGTGTAGATCCTAAGATGATGGGAATCGGTCCGGTACCAGCCATTCAAAATGGACTAAAGAAAATTGGCTGGAAATTGGAGGAGGCGGATCTGATCGAAATTAATGAAGCCTTTGCTGCCCAATATCTTTCTGTTGAAAAAGAATTGAAACTAAACAGGGAAATTACAAATGTAAATGGAAGCGGCATTAGTCTCGGTCATCCTGTCGGGTGTACGGGTGCCAGAATTCTTGTTTCCCTTGTTCACGAGCTTAGGAGGAGGCAAAAACAGAAAGGGATTGCTTCTTTATGTGTAGGCGGAGGTATGGGATCTGCTGTTTTCGTTGAAGCGTACTCGTAA